The following proteins come from a genomic window of Legionella cherrii:
- a CDS encoding efflux transporter outer membrane subunit, translated as MRSFFVICALITLTLTGCSLFGEVHTNTEPLHAADLAIKHRYKLPKNIKSIHYLKPLIDPQLKQLVSVALADSPDMRSAEARVQQAQQLAKIAYSSLWPFIDSSGYLEKAYFPIHGKVPPPINSIKVDQANIADIGLKFNYELDFWGKNRENLASKVSEAFAAQMDLAETRLILSTAVATTYFDIQNNIIQQRLAKENARLLKQLADIIVGREQQGIESNIPVKTALANAQAATLSIEDYKRAELQSRHQLAVLMGKNPLNTQIETAAFVYNKKQLLLPAVIPANILAQRPDIASARALTEAAAHQVNVAKTAFFPNINLKGLLSLQSIYFTKAFNIWLQNDNVSAAFDLPIFDAGARKANLGANYAQYELAVSQYNQTILNSLQQVSDQLSALKTLDAQITAQNQALNYTESNYKLLQARYTQGIIDYTQLIELKQLLVQEKAILYNLQTRQKQAFVALLAALGGEL; from the coding sequence TTGCGTTCGTTTTTTGTAATTTGTGCATTAATCACACTCACATTAACGGGCTGTTCCCTCTTTGGTGAGGTCCATACGAATACAGAACCACTTCATGCAGCTGACTTAGCAATAAAACATCGTTATAAACTTCCTAAAAATATAAAATCAATCCATTATCTTAAACCGCTTATCGATCCACAATTAAAACAACTCGTTTCTGTGGCACTCGCTGATTCACCTGATATGCGCAGCGCTGAAGCTCGAGTTCAACAGGCGCAACAACTTGCCAAAATTGCCTATTCATCACTTTGGCCATTTATAGACTCAAGTGGTTATTTGGAAAAGGCATACTTTCCAATACATGGCAAAGTTCCCCCACCAATCAACTCTATCAAAGTCGATCAAGCGAACATTGCAGACATTGGCTTAAAATTTAATTATGAGCTGGATTTTTGGGGTAAAAATAGAGAAAACTTAGCAAGTAAAGTCAGTGAAGCCTTTGCTGCACAGATGGATCTCGCTGAAACTCGGCTCATTTTGAGTACTGCCGTTGCTACCACTTATTTCGACATTCAAAATAATATCATTCAACAACGGTTAGCCAAAGAAAATGCACGCTTGTTAAAACAGCTTGCTGATATCATCGTAGGTCGGGAACAGCAAGGCATTGAATCCAATATTCCAGTAAAAACCGCATTAGCTAATGCTCAGGCAGCCACACTATCTATAGAAGATTACAAACGCGCTGAACTGCAGTCACGCCATCAATTAGCCGTATTAATGGGAAAAAACCCTTTGAATACACAAATTGAGACGGCAGCTTTTGTTTATAACAAGAAACAACTCCTGTTGCCTGCAGTAATTCCTGCAAACATACTTGCCCAAAGACCGGATATAGCCTCAGCTCGGGCCTTAACTGAAGCTGCCGCACATCAAGTCAATGTAGCTAAAACAGCATTCTTCCCGAATATTAACTTGAAAGGTCTGTTAAGCCTGCAAAGTATCTATTTTACTAAAGCATTCAATATATGGCTGCAAAATGATAATGTGAGTGCTGCCTTTGATTTACCTATTTTTGATGCGGGTGCACGCAAGGCAAATCTAGGAGCAAATTATGCGCAATATGAACTCGCAGTAAGCCAATATAATCAAACCATTTTAAATTCATTACAGCAAGTAAGTGACCAATTATCTGCCTTGAAAACACTGGATGCTCAAATTACCGCACAAAACCAGGCATTAAACTATACTGAATCCAATTACAAATTACTCCAAGCTCGTTATACTCAAGGAATTATTGATTACACCCAACTTATTGAATTAAAACAGTTATTAGTCCAAGAAAAAGCTATTTTATATAATTTACAAACGCGTCAAAAGCAAGCTTTTGTAGCCTTATTAGCAGCCTTAGGTGGAGAGCTATAA
- a CDS encoding DUF1868 domain-containing protein — protein MPILNKIDDQGNYLEFPGVTIIADVGQTNHNLWDEIYHFLKNTPVLCDYFSPLPRHSYHMTTCNLYTKEETQENWVSFISKKLPFFQKINKKLSELNFTPSISVESIDYFSGLQLILSIPEEQKKVIQQIAKELGLENKVPGLFHITLAYGYKEIDDEHVFKEIQNKVGELLKICKKYDQKILLSSPKLCFFQSMEQYTPWDGITNPFVVNSTSVRWRLFNTENRTHKHQVSDSSFCITM, from the coding sequence ATGCCTATCCTGAATAAAATCGATGATCAAGGAAACTATCTGGAATTTCCCGGGGTTACTATTATTGCTGATGTAGGACAAACAAATCATAATCTATGGGACGAGATTTATCATTTTCTTAAAAACACCCCTGTGCTTTGCGACTATTTTTCTCCTTTGCCACGTCACAGTTATCATATGACAACCTGTAATTTGTATACAAAAGAAGAAACACAGGAAAATTGGGTTTCATTTATATCAAAAAAATTGCCATTTTTTCAAAAAATCAATAAAAAACTGTCTGAATTGAATTTTACCCCCTCAATTTCAGTTGAATCTATAGACTATTTTTCTGGGTTACAGCTCATTTTATCCATACCCGAAGAACAAAAAAAAGTTATTCAACAGATCGCGAAAGAATTAGGTCTGGAAAACAAAGTTCCTGGATTATTTCATATTACTTTAGCTTATGGATATAAAGAAATTGACGATGAGCACGTTTTTAAAGAAATTCAAAATAAAGTAGGAGAGCTGTTAAAAATTTGTAAAAAATACGATCAAAAAATTCTTTTATCTTCACCTAAATTATGTTTTTTTCAAAGCATGGAGCAATATACACCTTGGGATGGGATAACCAATCCATTCGTGGTGAACTCTACTTCTGTGCGTTGGAGATTATTTAACACCGAAAACAGAACGCACAAACATCAAGTTTCAGACTCTTCTTTTTGCATCACAATGTAA
- a CDS encoding entericidin A/B family lipoprotein has translation MLKKIIIVSICLSTLGMLSSCGTVHGFGQDVSHVGKDIQRASR, from the coding sequence ATGCTGAAAAAAATAATCATAGTTAGCATTTGTCTCTCCACACTTGGAATGTTAAGTTCCTGTGGAACTGTTCATGGTTTTGGACAAGATGTATCGCATGTGGGTAAAGACATCCAAAGAGCTTCACGATAA